A region from the Sutcliffiella horikoshii genome encodes:
- a CDS encoding exodeoxyribonuclease III — translation MKLVSWNVNGIRACVKKGFMDYFNEMDADIFCIQETKLQEGQIELDTPEYYQYWNYAIKKGYSGTAVFTKVKPLQVRYGLDEEKAEECEPEGRILTLEYENFFLVNVYTPNSQRDLARLPFRLDWEDRFLAYIKMLDQVKPVILCGDLNVAHTEIDLKNPKSNRNNSGFTEEERGKMTRMLGEGFTDTFRHFYPDMTDKYTWWSYMNKVRERNIGWRIDYFIVSNTLLDSLKGAEIHSHIMGSDHCPVVLNLNE, via the coding sequence ATGAAACTAGTATCTTGGAATGTGAATGGAATTAGAGCTTGTGTTAAAAAAGGATTCATGGATTATTTTAACGAGATGGATGCAGACATTTTCTGCATTCAGGAAACGAAACTTCAAGAGGGACAAATTGAATTAGATACCCCAGAGTACTATCAATATTGGAACTACGCAATTAAAAAAGGATATTCAGGCACTGCTGTTTTCACCAAAGTAAAACCGCTGCAAGTTCGTTATGGGTTGGATGAGGAAAAGGCAGAAGAATGCGAACCAGAAGGAAGGATACTCACACTGGAGTACGAGAATTTTTTCTTGGTCAATGTGTACACACCAAACTCTCAGCGTGATTTGGCCAGACTACCGTTCAGACTGGATTGGGAGGACCGCTTTTTAGCTTACATAAAAATGCTGGATCAGGTGAAGCCCGTCATTTTATGCGGGGACCTGAACGTAGCACACACGGAAATCGACTTGAAAAACCCTAAATCTAACCGCAATAATTCTGGTTTTACGGAAGAAGAAAGAGGGAAGATGACTAGAATGCTAGGAGAAGGATTTACCGATACATTCCGCCACTTTTATCCTGATATGACTGACAAATACACATGGTGGTCGTATATGAATAAAGTCCGTGAAAGGAATATCGGTTGGCGAATTGATTATTTCATCGTTTCCAATACATTACTTGATTCGTTAAAGGGTGCTGAAATCCACTCTCATATTATGGGAAGTGACCATTGCCCTGTTGTACTTAACTTAAATGAATAA
- a CDS encoding DUF899 family protein produces the protein MNQTEMLTEIQQLEKEILEKKKQLAEMKRNIEKEKVDNYVFSSFQNGKVSLAELFEDKDELFVVHNMGKSCSYCTMWADGFNSVYHHIRRKAAFVVSTPDEPQVQENFAAERSWNFPMVSTKGTSFKEDMGFVVDEGFYPGVTVFSKDDTGEIYRHSSAFFGPGDDFCSVWPLFDLLPSGYEDYKPSKKINDRSDYQMTNNIALQVKDYENAIKFYHQILGMKPEKSTDSETLFTMNGTNLYVENHNKDSDQSVFFEFAVENMEVAKRVLIENNCIITKEFNEKSIMVSDPYGLKFHLFQV, from the coding sequence TTGAATCAAACGGAAATGTTAACAGAAATTCAACAGCTTGAGAAAGAAATCCTAGAAAAGAAAAAGCAATTGGCAGAAATGAAACGCAACATAGAAAAAGAAAAAGTCGATAATTATGTCTTCTCGTCTTTTCAAAATGGCAAGGTAAGCTTGGCGGAGTTGTTTGAAGATAAAGATGAATTATTCGTGGTCCACAATATGGGTAAAAGCTGTTCCTATTGCACGATGTGGGCAGATGGATTTAATAGTGTATACCATCACATCCGCAGGAAGGCAGCGTTTGTCGTGTCAACTCCGGATGAACCTCAAGTGCAAGAGAATTTCGCAGCAGAAAGAAGCTGGAACTTCCCAATGGTCTCCACAAAAGGAACATCATTCAAAGAAGACATGGGGTTCGTTGTAGATGAAGGGTTTTACCCCGGCGTGACGGTTTTTTCAAAAGATGATACGGGAGAGATATACCGTCATTCAAGCGCGTTTTTCGGACCAGGAGATGATTTTTGTTCGGTATGGCCCTTATTCGATCTACTACCTTCCGGATATGAAGATTATAAACCAAGTAAGAAAATTAATGATCGTTCCGATTATCAGATGACAAATAACATTGCACTACAAGTGAAAGATTATGAGAATGCTATTAAATTTTATCACCAAATCCTTGGGATGAAACCAGAAAAAAGTACAGATTCTGAAACACTATTTACTATGAATGGCACGAATTTATATGTAGAGAATCATAATAAGGATAGTGATCAATCCGTATTTTTCGAATTCGCTGTTGAAAACATGGAAGTTGCTAAAAGAGTCTTAATCGAAAATAACTGTATCATTACGAAGGAGTTTAACGAGAAAAGTATAATGGTAAGTGACCCTTACGGATTAAAATTTCATCTATTTCAAGTGTAA
- a CDS encoding ferredoxin family protein, whose amino-acid sequence MEGDEVMSEQKKGQSIEEKQYLVRFNADTKSHLTVMDEDICLTKCPDKICTIFCPAEIYKWENIRMHVGYEGCHECGSCRIGCPHQNIKWEYPKGGHGIVFRLA is encoded by the coding sequence ATGGAAGGTGATGAAGTAATGAGTGAACAGAAAAAGGGTCAGTCTATCGAAGAAAAACAATACCTGGTTCGCTTTAATGCTGACACCAAATCACATTTAACGGTAATGGATGAAGATATTTGTTTAACAAAATGTCCCGATAAAATTTGTACAATATTTTGTCCGGCAGAAATTTACAAATGGGAAAATATTCGGATGCATGTAGGTTACGAGGGTTGTCATGAATGTGGAAGCTGCAGAATTGGTTGTCCCCATCAAAATATCAAATGGGAGTATCCAAAAGGCGGTCATGGAATTGTGTTCCGTTTAGCTTAG
- a CDS encoding FAD-dependent oxidoreductase: MPEKFDCIVVGAGPAGISCAYELAKGGANVLLLERGEYPGSKNVMGGVLYRKMMEDIIPDFHKEAPLERPIVEQRFMMMDKESAVTFGYKGLEWAQEPYNNFTVLRAKFDQWFAGKAVEQGALLVNETVVLECIVEDGKVVGVRTDRPDGEVYADVVVLADGVNSLLGKSLGFHKEYRPDEVALATMEIIKLDSKVIEDRFNLEKNQGCTIELLGDATKGILGTGFLYTNKDTLSIGVGTLLSGLIEHKIRPYELLEYVKTHPMVRPYLAGGEPVEYLAHLIPEGGLKSMGRIVADGVLVVGDAAQLVNAIHREGSNLAMTSGRLAASTILEAMSVGDFSERTLDQYRVNLMKSFVGQDMKKYKDSTHHFNKFPQYFDQYIPMVNRAASQMFTVDGKSKWEKQKKIWKDLGSPKEKLKLARDAYRAWKVMK; the protein is encoded by the coding sequence ATGCCGGAAAAGTTTGATTGTATCGTGGTTGGGGCAGGGCCTGCGGGTATCTCTTGTGCATATGAACTCGCTAAGGGCGGTGCAAATGTTCTTTTGCTGGAAAGGGGGGAATACCCCGGATCTAAAAATGTAATGGGCGGAGTGTTATACAGAAAGATGATGGAGGATATTATTCCTGATTTTCATAAAGAGGCCCCGCTTGAAAGGCCGATTGTCGAGCAACGCTTTATGATGATGGACAAGGAATCCGCTGTTACGTTTGGCTATAAGGGCCTGGAATGGGCACAGGAACCTTATAATAATTTTACCGTCCTAAGGGCGAAGTTTGATCAATGGTTCGCAGGGAAAGCGGTGGAGCAGGGGGCATTGCTTGTCAATGAAACGGTTGTGCTGGAATGTATCGTAGAAGATGGAAAAGTGGTGGGGGTAAGGACAGATCGGCCTGACGGGGAGGTTTATGCAGATGTAGTGGTCCTTGCAGACGGCGTGAATTCCTTACTCGGTAAATCCCTTGGTTTCCACAAGGAATACCGGCCGGATGAAGTGGCCCTTGCCACGATGGAAATCATTAAACTGGACAGTAAGGTCATTGAGGACCGTTTCAACCTGGAAAAGAACCAAGGTTGTACTATTGAACTTTTGGGAGATGCGACAAAAGGCATTCTTGGTACAGGATTTCTGTACACCAACAAAGACACTTTAAGTATCGGGGTCGGAACACTTCTATCTGGATTAATTGAGCATAAGATAAGACCATACGAACTGTTGGAATATGTGAAGACACATCCAATGGTCCGACCTTATCTTGCTGGCGGGGAACCTGTTGAATACCTGGCCCACTTGATTCCAGAAGGTGGCTTAAAATCAATGGGGCGTATCGTGGCGGACGGGGTCTTGGTAGTAGGAGACGCGGCACAGCTTGTAAATGCCATCCACCGTGAGGGATCGAACCTTGCCATGACTTCAGGGAGGTTGGCGGCATCCACTATTCTTGAGGCCATGTCAGTCGGGGACTTTTCCGAACGGACGCTGGATCAATACAGGGTCAATCTCATGAAGAGCTTTGTTGGGCAGGATATGAAAAAATACAAGGATTCCACCCATCACTTTAATAAGTTTCCGCAATACTTCGACCAGTACATTCCAATGGTCAACCGTGCAGCCAGTCAGATGTTTACGGTTGATGGTAAGTCCAAGTGGGAGAAGCAGAAAAAGATCTGGAAGGATCTTGGCTCACCAAAAGAGAAACTCAAACTAGCCCGAGACGCATACCGGGCATGGAAGGTGATGAAGTAA
- a CDS encoding electron transfer flavoprotein subunit alpha/FixB family protein — protein MSFEDYSGVWVFIEENEGKIAPVSLELLGAGRTLADKRGVELAGIIIGENVTALSDTVFEYGADTVYVYDQPIFQLYRTESFMKALLHCSEKYKPEIILYGATSTGKDLASAVATDLPTGLTADTTELDVEEDTGLLLASRPAFGGNIMATILCKKYRPQMATVRPKVMKALQPEKGRTGKLVAENIDIKEEDMRTKVLKIVREATKKIRIDEADIVVAGGKGLGSEQGFELVHQLAKTLGGVVGASRDVVEAGWIDHHHQVGQTGVTVTPKIYFAIGISGAIQHIVGMKNSGMIIAINKDPDAAIFNSCHYGIVGDAFEIVPLLVKEFNKALHGEEVEV, from the coding sequence GTGAGTTTTGAGGATTATAGCGGGGTCTGGGTTTTTATTGAAGAAAATGAAGGGAAGATCGCACCGGTTTCCTTGGAGCTGCTTGGGGCCGGGCGAACACTTGCGGACAAACGGGGAGTGGAGCTTGCCGGAATAATAATCGGTGAAAATGTTACAGCACTTTCAGATACAGTTTTTGAATATGGAGCAGATACGGTTTATGTATATGATCAACCGATATTCCAATTGTATCGTACGGAATCTTTTATGAAAGCACTACTTCATTGCAGTGAAAAGTACAAGCCGGAGATTATTTTGTACGGGGCCACATCAACTGGAAAGGACCTTGCTAGTGCAGTTGCGACGGATCTTCCAACAGGCTTAACTGCTGACACAACCGAACTCGATGTAGAAGAGGATACGGGGTTACTTTTGGCCAGTCGCCCGGCATTCGGCGGCAACATCATGGCGACTATCCTCTGTAAAAAGTACCGACCACAAATGGCAACTGTTCGTCCGAAAGTGATGAAAGCACTGCAACCGGAGAAGGGACGTACCGGTAAGTTAGTTGCAGAGAATATCGATATCAAAGAAGAAGATATGCGGACAAAAGTTTTAAAAATTGTCAGGGAAGCTACCAAAAAAATCAGGATTGATGAAGCGGATATTGTCGTAGCTGGAGGAAAAGGTCTTGGAAGTGAGCAAGGATTTGAACTTGTTCATCAACTTGCAAAAACGCTTGGAGGAGTGGTTGGAGCAAGCCGTGATGTAGTGGAAGCGGGCTGGATCGACCATCATCATCAGGTCGGACAGACGGGGGTCACGGTAACACCAAAGATTTATTTTGCCATCGGTATCTCCGGGGCCATCCAGCATATTGTGGGAATGAAGAATTCAGGAATGATTATTGCCATTAATAAAGATCCTGATGCGGCCATCTTCAATTCTTGTCATTATGGGATTGTAGGAGATGCTTTTGAAATCGTCCCATTGCTTGTAAAGGAATTTAACAAAGCTTTACACGGAGAGGAGGTCGAGGTTTAA
- a CDS encoding electron transfer flavoprotein subunit beta/FixA family protein yields MLHIVACIKQVPDTKVIKMNPKTNTMDRASAPAILNPYDAHAVEEAVRLKNKYGGTVSVVTMGPPPAVKAIRKCIEIGADEGYMISDRAFAGADTLATSYALTKAINKISEIKPVDLIICGKMTIDGDTGQVGPGIARRLDIPPLTSVNKVVEINKEDGNMVVHRKLEDGYEVVQTTLPCLLSVEKEINEVPYSSFPNMLKAARYQPVIWSVNDLEDIDRKQLGLKGSPTIVAKVWAPPKPEGGKLLEGNADEQVQQLLSVVLERKELFAEMRGSK; encoded by the coding sequence TTGCTTCACATTGTTGCCTGTATAAAGCAAGTACCAGATACAAAAGTGATAAAGATGAATCCGAAAACGAATACGATGGATCGAGCCAGTGCACCGGCGATATTAAATCCTTATGATGCCCACGCGGTAGAAGAGGCTGTACGCCTGAAAAATAAATATGGAGGAACCGTATCGGTCGTCACGATGGGTCCACCACCAGCGGTTAAAGCTATTCGGAAATGCATTGAGATTGGAGCCGACGAGGGATATATGATTTCTGACAGGGCTTTTGCCGGAGCGGACACCTTAGCAACCAGTTATGCACTGACAAAGGCAATCAATAAGATCAGCGAAATCAAGCCGGTCGATTTGATTATCTGCGGGAAAATGACCATTGACGGTGATACAGGACAAGTAGGGCCCGGTATTGCCCGGCGTCTTGATATACCACCTTTGACCTCAGTTAATAAAGTCGTCGAAATCAACAAAGAGGATGGCAATATGGTAGTTCATAGGAAACTTGAAGATGGGTATGAAGTCGTGCAGACTACACTGCCTTGTTTGCTTTCCGTAGAAAAAGAGATTAACGAAGTTCCATACTCCTCTTTTCCAAATATGCTAAAGGCTGCGCGATATCAACCTGTCATCTGGTCTGTTAATGATTTAGAGGATATTGACAGGAAACAGCTAGGTTTAAAGGGCTCACCAACCATTGTTGCAAAAGTTTGGGCCCCACCTAAACCAGAAGGTGGAAAGCTACTTGAGGGCAACGCGGACGAACAGGTACAACAGTTGCTTTCAGTAGTGTTGGAAAGGAAAGAGTTGTTTGCAGAAATGAGGGGATCGAAGTGA
- a CDS encoding LysR family transcriptional regulator produces the protein MELNWLKTFVIAAEHGNFRKASELLYISQPTVTVHIKQLEKEVGAELFVREGRKVILTEAGRRYVKEAKTLLSLYEEGISNLHSFQQGFTSQLTIGISPLIADTILPFVLKQFIQSHSNIEISVKIIESIKIEQAVELEEVDIGLSCLPNRKTDLKCHHLYEDPLVLAVPHDGFDLETGYPIEEEDIFRQHTLLTHNHPGYWDELCQQIKVKYPHTKMMKVSQTHITKRFIIEGLGVSILPKSTVRRELLEGRLLEVDCQSINLPDAKTYALMKYEHSIQKEFLKFLSQYRI, from the coding sequence ATGGAGCTTAACTGGCTGAAAACATTTGTAATAGCTGCAGAACATGGAAATTTCAGAAAGGCATCAGAACTGTTATATATTTCACAACCCACAGTAACAGTACATATTAAGCAATTAGAAAAGGAAGTGGGAGCAGAGCTGTTTGTTCGCGAGGGTAGAAAAGTAATATTGACCGAGGCAGGGAGAAGGTATGTGAAGGAAGCAAAAACATTGCTATCCCTTTATGAAGAAGGAATATCGAATTTGCATTCCTTTCAACAGGGGTTCACATCACAACTCACCATCGGAATCTCTCCGTTGATTGCGGATACCATTTTGCCTTTTGTGCTAAAACAATTCATTCAATCACATTCAAACATAGAAATTTCCGTAAAAATTATAGAATCTATCAAAATTGAACAGGCAGTGGAACTCGAAGAAGTGGATATCGGTTTATCATGTCTGCCTAACAGAAAAACAGATCTTAAATGCCATCATTTATATGAAGATCCCCTAGTTTTGGCGGTGCCTCACGACGGCTTTGATTTGGAGACAGGATATCCAATTGAAGAAGAAGATATCTTTCGGCAACATACCTTATTGACTCACAATCACCCTGGATATTGGGACGAACTATGTCAGCAGATAAAGGTGAAGTACCCTCACACCAAAATGATGAAGGTTTCCCAGACGCATATAACTAAGCGGTTCATAATAGAAGGGCTAGGGGTGTCCATTTTACCTAAATCCACTGTGAGGCGTGAACTTTTAGAAGGAAGGCTACTTGAAGTAGATTGCCAGTCGATAAATCTACCCGATGCCAAGACATACGCACTGATGAAATATGAGCATTCTATACAAAAAGAGTTTCTGAAGTTTTTATCACAATACAGAATTTAA
- a CDS encoding citrate synthase/methylcitrate synthase, translating into MSIQRGLKGVIAAETRIAEVDGSNGRLIYRGYEIRDIATTYSFEEIAHLLWFGELPSGAQLEKFKSTFASYRNPSPTMEKVLNVLPSDMDMMSVVRTVISSAGGQSMTWKPTVEDAMILTAVIPTIIAYRKRILEGKDLIAPCFKYSHVENYLYMLHGSPASPEHIRALETYMILTMEHGMNASTFSARVTASTESDLVSAVTSAIGTMKGPLHGGAPSEVIVLLNELSEVENKKLHLREKILSGEKLMGFGHRVYKTHDPRSIALKETLSGHVGKDRWLDLALEVENAAIDVLEELKPGRGLYTNVEFYAAAIMKAINMDSSLFTPTFTASRMVGWTAHVLEQAEDNVIYRPLSRYVGK; encoded by the coding sequence GTGAGTATACAAAGAGGATTAAAAGGTGTCATTGCAGCTGAAACCAGGATTGCGGAAGTGGATGGTTCAAATGGTCGGTTGATTTACCGCGGATATGAAATAAGGGATATTGCTACTACTTATTCATTTGAGGAAATTGCTCATCTATTATGGTTCGGTGAATTGCCTTCAGGTGCACAGTTAGAAAAATTCAAATCTACTTTTGCTTCATATAGGAACCCTTCCCCAACGATGGAAAAAGTTTTAAATGTTCTTCCTAGTGATATGGATATGATGAGTGTGGTAAGAACAGTGATTTCCAGTGCCGGGGGCCAATCCATGACGTGGAAACCGACTGTTGAGGATGCGATGATATTGACAGCGGTTATTCCCACAATCATTGCTTATCGAAAGAGAATACTAGAGGGTAAAGATCTAATTGCTCCTTGTTTTAAATATAGTCATGTGGAGAATTATCTGTATATGTTACATGGAAGTCCAGCAAGTCCTGAGCACATCCGCGCTCTGGAAACCTATATGATATTGACAATGGAACACGGAATGAATGCATCCACTTTCTCTGCAAGGGTAACTGCTTCAACTGAATCGGATCTTGTATCTGCGGTAACTTCCGCTATCGGCACGATGAAAGGTCCTCTTCATGGCGGAGCTCCTTCTGAGGTAATAGTATTGTTGAATGAATTGAGTGAAGTTGAAAATAAAAAATTGCACTTACGAGAAAAAATTCTCTCGGGAGAAAAGCTGATGGGATTTGGGCATCGAGTTTATAAAACGCATGATCCACGTTCGATAGCGCTGAAGGAAACTTTGTCAGGACATGTAGGAAAAGATAGATGGCTTGACTTGGCATTAGAGGTAGAGAATGCTGCAATAGATGTGTTGGAAGAACTTAAACCCGGCAGAGGGTTGTATACGAATGTTGAGTTTTATGCTGCCGCCATCATGAAAGCAATAAATATGGATTCTTCCCTCTTTACGCCAACTTTTACAGCTAGTCGAATGGTCGGGTGGACAGCGCATGTTCTGGAGCAGGCTGAGGATAATGTGATATATCGTCCATTGTCGAGGTATGTGGGGAAATAG
- a CDS encoding DsbA family oxidoreductase: MKIEIWSDYVCPFCYIGKRRLEKALEDFPHKDKIEIEYKSFELDPNAKRDTDLTIYEILAKKYGMPVEEAKRMSAGVAKQAAEVGLQFNFDTSIPTNTFDAHRLTKYAETKGKAKEITERLLRSYFTESKHIGDKGYLKELAVSLGLDSAEVEEVLAGDAYEKDVRFDQREAREIGVQGVPFFVLNSKYAISGAQPPEVFAEALAKVWEEENEKPKLQNFESKNKSETSYCSDDCCE, encoded by the coding sequence ATGAAAATAGAAATCTGGTCAGATTATGTTTGTCCTTTCTGCTATATCGGAAAACGAAGATTGGAAAAAGCATTGGAAGATTTCCCACATAAAGATAAGATTGAAATAGAATATAAAAGCTTTGAATTAGACCCAAATGCAAAGCGTGATACTGATTTGACTATATATGAAATACTTGCGAAGAAATATGGAATGCCTGTAGAAGAGGCGAAAAGAATGAGCGCCGGGGTTGCCAAACAAGCGGCTGAGGTAGGGTTGCAGTTTAATTTTGATACCTCAATTCCAACCAATACATTTGATGCTCACCGTTTAACCAAATATGCTGAAACAAAGGGCAAAGCAAAAGAAATCACTGAACGTTTACTAAGATCGTACTTTACTGAGTCTAAACATATTGGCGACAAAGGCTATTTAAAAGAATTAGCGGTCAGCCTAGGTTTGGACTCTGCGGAAGTGGAAGAAGTGTTAGCCGGAGACGCTTATGAAAAAGATGTCCGCTTCGACCAAAGAGAAGCAAGAGAAATTGGTGTACAAGGAGTTCCATTCTTTGTATTAAACAGCAAATATGCCATATCCGGAGCACAACCCCCGGAAGTGTTTGCTGAAGCCTTGGCTAAAGTATGGGAAGAAGAGAACGAAAAGCCGAAGTTGCAGAATTTTGAGTCTAAGAATAAAAGCGAAACTTCCTATTGCTCTGACGACTGCTGTGAGTGA